A stretch of Triticum aestivum cultivar Chinese Spring chromosome 1D, IWGSC CS RefSeq v2.1, whole genome shotgun sequence DNA encodes these proteins:
- the LOC123181941 gene encoding glycine, alanine and asparagine-rich protein-like, whose product MEISAATATAGSSPPAKPVLLRPHATSSATTTISRRASASASATVRRRARTRRSKTISGAGGDDGEGPFGPGSGGSGGGGGGWNHGFGSGSGQGWDSSEPDVPAPRRSAAEVALGVIYELMCLIALSNCTQFAVRRLAGLLAARVAALRFVPRVC is encoded by the coding sequence ATGGAGATCTCAGCCGCCACGGCCACCGCCGGCTCTTCCCCGCCAGCCAAGCCGGTGCTCCTCCGCCCCCACGCCACCTCTTCCGCTACCACAACCATCAGCCGCCGCGcctccgcctcggcctcggccaccGTCCGCCGCCGCGCGCGCACCCGCCGTTCCAAGACCATCTCCGGcgcgggcggcgatgacggggaggGCCCCTTCGGACCCGGCAGtggcgggagcggcggcggcggcggcgggtggaaccATGGTTTCGGGTCCGGATCTGGTCAAGGCTGGGACTCATCGGAGCCCGACGTCCCCGCCCCCCGCCGatcggcggcggaggtggcgctcGGCGTGATCTACGAGCTCATGTGCCTCATCGCGCTCTCCAACTGCACCCAGTTTGCCGTGCGGAGGCTCGCGGGGcttctcgccgcccgcgtcgccgcgcTGCGCTTCGTCCCCAGGGTCTGCTGA